From Salvelinus namaycush isolate Seneca chromosome 2, SaNama_1.0, whole genome shotgun sequence, one genomic window encodes:
- the LOC120066450 gene encoding ATPase family AAA domain-containing protein 5-like isoform X1: protein MWLSPYLAIEKKAGCSKSNDITKYFSITPQPLGRKSLISEQAKEKPKMVPCHIGGSSDEVPLSVSRSTSRLHRFKQNRYPEARTSLIKDSSCSDPPNNVKVISESNCSSADTAFRGRAVMGSVDLAQVTGRCHGARVGLGSGQSEIACTLTIQAAVQSASGTTRVSDEKVATIFTRKRDTNKANSPQHSERWILNWCSRSTLKHNQTERKGSITSGWRDKLSGSARKGSLEEVKLSNPLFPVRRVFTMLLKKYKHKILESESPETEIGATSPSSVGKRKHQNEKEDPETVRKRQRSSPGLEETSLTGYSPSLEDQVRGSLIPSSRGQPRRSRLSRTQRLRRQQQESQGLGIGHELTPNPPNQAESPQKVYPAQPQQCLRRVHNIEDLLWTEKYRPQHSSEVIGNSASVKKLHSWLKNWKRRADCEERRKERDRKLEENANSNDSWDCGDFQGEARVGEEDLCSTMLITGPPGVGKTASVYACAQELGFKVFEVNASSQRSGRHILTQLKEATQSHLVEIQGSTTFKPSHLSSYNNTSTKSDTVAGKVASPRKVYSSYRKGPQPPRSSHHKRGGRAASMMLANFFKKKSKPEITNLDGPSLSTKQNEHLPNIFVSLKTVKKADIINPPLVSQLSPDIEEPPTGSRSKRMSTSLILFEEVDVVFDDDVGFLTAIKTFMTTTKRPVILTTSDPSFKAKFDGDFEAILFKNPSVVNVCSYLQLLCLAENVRMDAGDITSLVSLNQIDIRRSLLQLQLWACSGGGQASQRATPLKDPAGGVHGTLDVAAVEDIAVGENTSSRHPPYDVGCTQSMLGLLNSGPSHDLQTTLKCQSWAKPDIIKLMEILTESWRRGVALLYLNLELLLPLPVRTQPSPLLTPKKVTCPRLQSEPTPPDIHHPQISPVKVSFGSRLRRKKCVPTSDSRSAHSMLVKPYRASLSVRRAHPSVSTITETINDKLQTEKAADGLVYHCLDAITDFMDLMSFIDTSLPSESSHKAGPCRPGSFLWTGAEVKDGLLDEMREEDGGCRWWCERTLEIQAAVEGLGFHRCLARVSEGWAGSQRLEGEQRGRVMEKLTLPLAPPRQSFNVSQTTSCDPSVVERRYDIIRTVLSSRAFCTLGNKQAVALDYLPVLRTMCQSERTQQGQGSSIHLGLPKATVRLLADDFP from the exons ATGTGGTTATCGCCCTACTTGGCCATTGAGAAGAAGGCTGGGTGCTCAAAATCCAACGACATCACAAAGTACTTCAGTATAACCCCACAACCTCTTGGGAGGAAGAGCCTAATTTCTGAGCAGGCGAAAGAGAAACCTAAGATGGTGCCTTGTCATATTGGGGGGTCTTCTGATGAGGTGCCTCTCTCTGTGTCACGGTCAACCAGTAGGCTGCACAGATTCAAGCAGAACAGATACCCCGAAGCAAGAACAAGCCTCATCAAGGATAGCTCCTGCTCAgaccctcctaataatgttaaaGTGATTTCAGAGTCAAACTGCTCCAGTGCTGACACGGCATTCAGGGGCAGGGCAGTGATGGGGTCAGTGGACCTGGCTCAAGTCACTGGCCGATGCCATGGAGCAAGAGTTGGACTCGGATCTGGTCAGAGTGAAATAGCATGTACCCTCACAATTCAAGCAGCGGTGCAGTCTGCCTCCGGGACAACCAGGGTCTCAGATGAGAAAGTGGCAACCATTTTCACCAGGAAACGGGACACTAATAAGGCCAATAGTCCCCAACACTCAGAGAGATGGATTTTGAATTGGTGTTCCAGGTCAACACTTAAACACAACCAGACTGAGAGGAAGGGGTCAATTACTTCTGGCTGGAGAGATAAGTTGTCAGGGTCTGCCCGCAAGGGGTCTCTTGAAGAGGTCAAATTgtctaacccactgttcccagtgaGAAGAGTCTTCACTATGCTGCTGAAGAAATACAAACATAAAATTCTGGAGTCGGAAAGTCCCG AGACAGAGATAGGCGCTACATCTCCTAGCTCTGTAGGAAAGAGGAAACATCAGAATGAGAAGGAGGACCCTGAAACCGTACGCAAGCGCCAAAGGTCTAGCCCGGGGTTAGAGGAGACCAGCTTGACTGGGTATAGTCCCTCTTTAGAAGACCAAGTCAGGGGGTCTCTTATCCCCTCTTCCAGGGGTCAGCCTAGAAGAAGCAGGCTGAGCCGAACACAAAGACTCAGGCGGCAACAGCAGGAAAGTCAAGGTCTGGGGATAGGTCATGAACTGACCCCTAACCCACCAAACCAAGCAGAATCTCCTCAGAAGGTTTATCCTGCCCAACCACAGCAATGCCTTAGGAGAG TTCACAACATTGAGGATTTGCTGTGGACAGAGAAGTACCGCCCTCAGCACTCCAGTGAGGTAATAGGCAACTCCGCCTCTGTAAAGAAGCTACACAG TTGGTTAAAGAATTGGAAACGGAGAGCTGActgtgaagagaggagaaaagagcgAGACAGGAAACTAGAGGAAAACGCCAACAGCAATG ACTCGTGGGACTGTGGTGACTTCCAGGGAGAGGCTAGAGTGGGGGAGGAAGATCTGTGTAGCACCATGCTGATCACAGGACCTCCAGGGGTGGGCAAGACTGCATCAGTATACGCCTGCGCTCAGGAGCTAGGCTTCAAG GTGTTCGAAGTGAACGCCTCCTCCCAGCGCAGTGGTCGCCACATCCTGACTCAACTGAAGGAGGCCACCCAATCTCACCTGGTGGAGATCCAGGGAAGCACCACCTTCAAACCATCTCATCTCAGTAGCTACAACAACACTTCAACCAAATCTGACACAGTAGCTG GTAAAGTGGCCTCTCCCAGAAAGGTTTACTCATCCTATAGGAAGGGGCCTCAGCCCCCTCGTAGCTCCCACCATAAGAGAGGTGGCAGAGCAGCATCCATGATGCTGGCTAACTTCTTCAAGAAGAAGAGTAAACCAGAGATCACAAACTTAGATGGCCCTTCGTTATCTACAAAACAAAATGAGCACCTACCAAACA TTTTTGTCTCTCTCAAGACCGTGAAGAAGGCAGATATTATTAACCCTCCGTTAGTCAGTCAACTGTCACCAGACATTGAAGAGCCACCAACAGGTAGCCGGAGTAAAAGGATGTCCACATCACTCATTCTATTTGAAGAG GTTGACGTCGTATTCGATGATGATGTGGGATTCCTCACAGCAATCAAGACCTTCATGACGACAACCAAGAGACCTGTGATACTGACcactagtg ATCCCTCCTTCAAAGCAAAGTTTGACGGCGACTTTGAAGCGATCCTTTTTAAAAACCCTTCAGTA GTGAATGTTTGCAGTTATCTGCAGCTGCTGTGTCTGGCTGAGAACGTCAGGATGGATGCTGGGGACATCACCTCTCTGGTGAGCCTAAACCAGATAGACATTAGACGTAGCCTACTGCAGCTGCAGCTCTGGGCCTGCAGTGGAGGAGGACAAGCATCTCAGAGGGCAACCCCACTGAAGGACCCTGCAGGTGGTGTGCATGGAA CTCTGGATGTTGCTGCAGTGGAAGACATTGCAGTGGGTGAAAATACTTCTTCCCGCCATCCTCCCTATGACGTGGGCTGCACTCAGAGCATGCTGGGGCTCCTGAACTCTGGCCCCAGCCATGACCTGCAGACCACTCTAAAG TGCCAGTCCTGGGCTAAACCAGACATCATCAAGCTGATGGAGATCCTTACTGAGAGCTGGAGGAGAGGTGTCGCTTTGCTCTACTTAAACCTGGAGCTCCTCCTTCCCCTACCAGTCAGGACCCAGCCCAGTCCTCTCCTCACCCCAAAGAAAGTGACTTGCCCTCGGCTTCAGAGTGAGCCAACACCCCCTGACATCCACCACCCTCAGATCAGTCCAGTTAAGGTGTCCTTCGGCTCCAGGCTGAGGAGAAAGAAATGTGTGCCTACATCTGATTCCAGATCAGCTCACAGCATGTTAGTAAAGCCTTACAGAGCCTCACTGTCTGTGAGGAGGGCTCATCCAAGTGTATCAACTATTACTGAGACTATTAATGACAAACTTCAAACTGAGAAGGCGGCAGATGGCTTGGTGTACCACTGCTTAGATGCAATAACTGACTTTATGGACCTCATGTCCTTCATTGATACCTCCCTACCGAGTGAGTCTTCACATAAGGCTGGCCCATGCAGACCAGGGTCTTTTCTCTGGACAGGGGCGGAGGTTAAGGATGGACTGCTAgatgagatgagagaggaggatgggggctGTAGGTGGTGGTGTGAGAGGACATTGGAGATCCAGGCTGCAGTAGAGGGCCTGGGCTTCCACAGGTGCCTGGCCAGGGTGTCTGAGGGGTGGGCTGGATCCCAGAGGCTGGAGGGGGAGCAGAGGGGGAGGGTGATGGAGAAACTCACCCTCCCTCTCGCCCCACCCAGACAAAGTTTCAATGTCAGTCAGACCACTTCCTGTGATCCTAG TGTGGTCGAAAGGAGATATGACATCATCAGAACCGTCCTCTCAAGCAGAGCCTTCTGCACCTTGGGAAACAAGCAGGCTGTTGCCTTGGACTACCTACCTGTCCTCCGCACCATGTGCCAATCAGAGAGAACTCAGCAGGGCCAAGGCAG CAGTATTCACCTGGGCCTCCCTAAGGCTACTGTGAGACTCCTTGCAGATGATTTCCCATGA
- the LOC120066450 gene encoding ATPase family AAA domain-containing protein 5-like isoform X2: protein MWLSPYLAIEKKAGCSKSNDITKYFSITPQPLGRKSLISEQAKEKPKMVPCHIGGSSDEVPLSVSRSTSRLHRFKQNRYPEARTSLIKDSSCSDPPNNVKVISESNCSSADTAFRGRAVMGSVDLAQVTGRCHGARVGLGSGQSEIACTLTIQAAVQSASGTTRVSDEKVATIFTRKRDTNKANSPQHSERWILNWCSRSTLKHNQTERKGSITSGWRDKLSGSARKGSLEEVKLSNPLFPVRRVFTMLLKKYKHKILESESPETEIGATSPSSVGKRKHQNEKEDPETVRKRQRSSPGLEETSLTGYSPSLEDQVRGSLIPSSRGQPRRSRLSRTQRLRRQQQESQGLGIGHELTPNPPNQAESPQKVYPAQPQQCLRRVHNIEDLLWTEKYRPQHSSEVIGNSASVKKLHSWLKNWKRRADCEERRKERDRKLEENANSNDSWDCGDFQGEARVGEEDLCSTMLITGPPGVGKTASVYACAQELGFKVFEVNASSQRSGRHILTQLKEATQSHLVEIQGSTTFKPSHLSSYNNTSTKSDTVAGKVASPRKVYSSYRKGPQPPRSSHHKRGGRAASMMLANFFKKKSKPEITNLDGPSLSTKQNEHLPNIFVSLKTVKKADIINPPLVSQLSPDIEEPPTGSRSKRMSTSLILFEEVDVVFDDDVGFLTAIKTFMTTTKRPVILTTSDPSFKAKFDGDFEAILFKNPSVVNVCSYLQLLCLAENVRMDAGDITSLVSLNQIDIRRSLLQLQLWACSGGGQASQRATPLKDPAGGVHGTLDVAAVEDIAVGENTSSRHPPYDVGCTQSMLGLLNSGPSHDLQTTLKCQSWAKPDIIKLMEILTESWRRGVALLYLNLELLLPLPVRTQPSPLLTPKKVTCPRLQSEPTPPDIHHPQISPVKVSFGSRLRRKKCVPTSDSRSAHSMLVKPYRASLSVRRAHPSVSTITETINDKLQTEKAADGLVYHCLDAITDFMDLMSFIDTSLPSESSHKAGPCRPGSFLWTGAEVKDGLLDEMREEDGGCRWWCERTLEIQAAVEGLGFHRCLARVSEGWAGSQRLEGEQRGRVMEKLTLPLAPPRQSFNVSQTTSCDPSVVERRYDIIRTVLSSRAFCTLGNKQAVALDYLPVLRTMCQSERTQQGQGSIHLGLPKATVRLLADDFP, encoded by the exons ATGTGGTTATCGCCCTACTTGGCCATTGAGAAGAAGGCTGGGTGCTCAAAATCCAACGACATCACAAAGTACTTCAGTATAACCCCACAACCTCTTGGGAGGAAGAGCCTAATTTCTGAGCAGGCGAAAGAGAAACCTAAGATGGTGCCTTGTCATATTGGGGGGTCTTCTGATGAGGTGCCTCTCTCTGTGTCACGGTCAACCAGTAGGCTGCACAGATTCAAGCAGAACAGATACCCCGAAGCAAGAACAAGCCTCATCAAGGATAGCTCCTGCTCAgaccctcctaataatgttaaaGTGATTTCAGAGTCAAACTGCTCCAGTGCTGACACGGCATTCAGGGGCAGGGCAGTGATGGGGTCAGTGGACCTGGCTCAAGTCACTGGCCGATGCCATGGAGCAAGAGTTGGACTCGGATCTGGTCAGAGTGAAATAGCATGTACCCTCACAATTCAAGCAGCGGTGCAGTCTGCCTCCGGGACAACCAGGGTCTCAGATGAGAAAGTGGCAACCATTTTCACCAGGAAACGGGACACTAATAAGGCCAATAGTCCCCAACACTCAGAGAGATGGATTTTGAATTGGTGTTCCAGGTCAACACTTAAACACAACCAGACTGAGAGGAAGGGGTCAATTACTTCTGGCTGGAGAGATAAGTTGTCAGGGTCTGCCCGCAAGGGGTCTCTTGAAGAGGTCAAATTgtctaacccactgttcccagtgaGAAGAGTCTTCACTATGCTGCTGAAGAAATACAAACATAAAATTCTGGAGTCGGAAAGTCCCG AGACAGAGATAGGCGCTACATCTCCTAGCTCTGTAGGAAAGAGGAAACATCAGAATGAGAAGGAGGACCCTGAAACCGTACGCAAGCGCCAAAGGTCTAGCCCGGGGTTAGAGGAGACCAGCTTGACTGGGTATAGTCCCTCTTTAGAAGACCAAGTCAGGGGGTCTCTTATCCCCTCTTCCAGGGGTCAGCCTAGAAGAAGCAGGCTGAGCCGAACACAAAGACTCAGGCGGCAACAGCAGGAAAGTCAAGGTCTGGGGATAGGTCATGAACTGACCCCTAACCCACCAAACCAAGCAGAATCTCCTCAGAAGGTTTATCCTGCCCAACCACAGCAATGCCTTAGGAGAG TTCACAACATTGAGGATTTGCTGTGGACAGAGAAGTACCGCCCTCAGCACTCCAGTGAGGTAATAGGCAACTCCGCCTCTGTAAAGAAGCTACACAG TTGGTTAAAGAATTGGAAACGGAGAGCTGActgtgaagagaggagaaaagagcgAGACAGGAAACTAGAGGAAAACGCCAACAGCAATG ACTCGTGGGACTGTGGTGACTTCCAGGGAGAGGCTAGAGTGGGGGAGGAAGATCTGTGTAGCACCATGCTGATCACAGGACCTCCAGGGGTGGGCAAGACTGCATCAGTATACGCCTGCGCTCAGGAGCTAGGCTTCAAG GTGTTCGAAGTGAACGCCTCCTCCCAGCGCAGTGGTCGCCACATCCTGACTCAACTGAAGGAGGCCACCCAATCTCACCTGGTGGAGATCCAGGGAAGCACCACCTTCAAACCATCTCATCTCAGTAGCTACAACAACACTTCAACCAAATCTGACACAGTAGCTG GTAAAGTGGCCTCTCCCAGAAAGGTTTACTCATCCTATAGGAAGGGGCCTCAGCCCCCTCGTAGCTCCCACCATAAGAGAGGTGGCAGAGCAGCATCCATGATGCTGGCTAACTTCTTCAAGAAGAAGAGTAAACCAGAGATCACAAACTTAGATGGCCCTTCGTTATCTACAAAACAAAATGAGCACCTACCAAACA TTTTTGTCTCTCTCAAGACCGTGAAGAAGGCAGATATTATTAACCCTCCGTTAGTCAGTCAACTGTCACCAGACATTGAAGAGCCACCAACAGGTAGCCGGAGTAAAAGGATGTCCACATCACTCATTCTATTTGAAGAG GTTGACGTCGTATTCGATGATGATGTGGGATTCCTCACAGCAATCAAGACCTTCATGACGACAACCAAGAGACCTGTGATACTGACcactagtg ATCCCTCCTTCAAAGCAAAGTTTGACGGCGACTTTGAAGCGATCCTTTTTAAAAACCCTTCAGTA GTGAATGTTTGCAGTTATCTGCAGCTGCTGTGTCTGGCTGAGAACGTCAGGATGGATGCTGGGGACATCACCTCTCTGGTGAGCCTAAACCAGATAGACATTAGACGTAGCCTACTGCAGCTGCAGCTCTGGGCCTGCAGTGGAGGAGGACAAGCATCTCAGAGGGCAACCCCACTGAAGGACCCTGCAGGTGGTGTGCATGGAA CTCTGGATGTTGCTGCAGTGGAAGACATTGCAGTGGGTGAAAATACTTCTTCCCGCCATCCTCCCTATGACGTGGGCTGCACTCAGAGCATGCTGGGGCTCCTGAACTCTGGCCCCAGCCATGACCTGCAGACCACTCTAAAG TGCCAGTCCTGGGCTAAACCAGACATCATCAAGCTGATGGAGATCCTTACTGAGAGCTGGAGGAGAGGTGTCGCTTTGCTCTACTTAAACCTGGAGCTCCTCCTTCCCCTACCAGTCAGGACCCAGCCCAGTCCTCTCCTCACCCCAAAGAAAGTGACTTGCCCTCGGCTTCAGAGTGAGCCAACACCCCCTGACATCCACCACCCTCAGATCAGTCCAGTTAAGGTGTCCTTCGGCTCCAGGCTGAGGAGAAAGAAATGTGTGCCTACATCTGATTCCAGATCAGCTCACAGCATGTTAGTAAAGCCTTACAGAGCCTCACTGTCTGTGAGGAGGGCTCATCCAAGTGTATCAACTATTACTGAGACTATTAATGACAAACTTCAAACTGAGAAGGCGGCAGATGGCTTGGTGTACCACTGCTTAGATGCAATAACTGACTTTATGGACCTCATGTCCTTCATTGATACCTCCCTACCGAGTGAGTCTTCACATAAGGCTGGCCCATGCAGACCAGGGTCTTTTCTCTGGACAGGGGCGGAGGTTAAGGATGGACTGCTAgatgagatgagagaggaggatgggggctGTAGGTGGTGGTGTGAGAGGACATTGGAGATCCAGGCTGCAGTAGAGGGCCTGGGCTTCCACAGGTGCCTGGCCAGGGTGTCTGAGGGGTGGGCTGGATCCCAGAGGCTGGAGGGGGAGCAGAGGGGGAGGGTGATGGAGAAACTCACCCTCCCTCTCGCCCCACCCAGACAAAGTTTCAATGTCAGTCAGACCACTTCCTGTGATCCTAG TGTGGTCGAAAGGAGATATGACATCATCAGAACCGTCCTCTCAAGCAGAGCCTTCTGCACCTTGGGAAACAAGCAGGCTGTTGCCTTGGACTACCTACCTGTCCTCCGCACCATGTGCCAATCAGAGAGAACTCAGCAGGGCCAAGGCAG TATTCACCTGGGCCTCCCTAAGGCTACTGTGAGACTCCTTGCAGATGATTTCCCATGA
- the LOC120066450 gene encoding ATPase family AAA domain-containing protein 5-like isoform X3: MWLSPYLAIEKKAGCSKSNDITKYFSITPQPLGRKSLISEQAKEKPKMVPCHIGGSSDEVPLSVSRSTSRLHRFKQNRYPEARTSLIKDSSCSDPPNNVKVISESNCSSADTAFRGRAVMGSVDLAQVTGRCHGARVGLGSGQSEIACTLTIQAAVQSASGTTRVSDEKVATIFTRKRDTNKANSPQHSERWILNWCSRSTLKHNQTERKGSITSGWRDKLSGSARKGSLEEVKLSNPLFPVRRVFTMLLKKYKHKILESESPETEIGATSPSSVGKRKHQNEKEDPETVRKRQRSSPGLEETSLTGYSPSLEDQVRGSLIPSSRGQPRRSRLSRTQRLRRQQQESQGLGIGHELTPNPPNQAESPQKVYPAQPQQCLRRVHNIEDLLWTEKYRPQHSSEVIGNSASVKKLHSWLKNWKRRADCEERRKERDRKLEENANSNDSWDCGDFQGEARVGEEDLCSTMLITGPPGVGKTASVYACAQELGFKVFEVNASSQRSGRHILTQLKEATQSHLVEIQGSTTFKPSHLSSYNNTSTKSDTVAVFVSLKTVKKADIINPPLVSQLSPDIEEPPTGSRSKRMSTSLILFEEVDVVFDDDVGFLTAIKTFMTTTKRPVILTTSDPSFKAKFDGDFEAILFKNPSVVNVCSYLQLLCLAENVRMDAGDITSLVSLNQIDIRRSLLQLQLWACSGGGQASQRATPLKDPAGGVHGTLDVAAVEDIAVGENTSSRHPPYDVGCTQSMLGLLNSGPSHDLQTTLKCQSWAKPDIIKLMEILTESWRRGVALLYLNLELLLPLPVRTQPSPLLTPKKVTCPRLQSEPTPPDIHHPQISPVKVSFGSRLRRKKCVPTSDSRSAHSMLVKPYRASLSVRRAHPSVSTITETINDKLQTEKAADGLVYHCLDAITDFMDLMSFIDTSLPSESSHKAGPCRPGSFLWTGAEVKDGLLDEMREEDGGCRWWCERTLEIQAAVEGLGFHRCLARVSEGWAGSQRLEGEQRGRVMEKLTLPLAPPRQSFNVSQTTSCDPSVVERRYDIIRTVLSSRAFCTLGNKQAVALDYLPVLRTMCQSERTQQGQGSSIHLGLPKATVRLLADDFP; encoded by the exons ATGTGGTTATCGCCCTACTTGGCCATTGAGAAGAAGGCTGGGTGCTCAAAATCCAACGACATCACAAAGTACTTCAGTATAACCCCACAACCTCTTGGGAGGAAGAGCCTAATTTCTGAGCAGGCGAAAGAGAAACCTAAGATGGTGCCTTGTCATATTGGGGGGTCTTCTGATGAGGTGCCTCTCTCTGTGTCACGGTCAACCAGTAGGCTGCACAGATTCAAGCAGAACAGATACCCCGAAGCAAGAACAAGCCTCATCAAGGATAGCTCCTGCTCAgaccctcctaataatgttaaaGTGATTTCAGAGTCAAACTGCTCCAGTGCTGACACGGCATTCAGGGGCAGGGCAGTGATGGGGTCAGTGGACCTGGCTCAAGTCACTGGCCGATGCCATGGAGCAAGAGTTGGACTCGGATCTGGTCAGAGTGAAATAGCATGTACCCTCACAATTCAAGCAGCGGTGCAGTCTGCCTCCGGGACAACCAGGGTCTCAGATGAGAAAGTGGCAACCATTTTCACCAGGAAACGGGACACTAATAAGGCCAATAGTCCCCAACACTCAGAGAGATGGATTTTGAATTGGTGTTCCAGGTCAACACTTAAACACAACCAGACTGAGAGGAAGGGGTCAATTACTTCTGGCTGGAGAGATAAGTTGTCAGGGTCTGCCCGCAAGGGGTCTCTTGAAGAGGTCAAATTgtctaacccactgttcccagtgaGAAGAGTCTTCACTATGCTGCTGAAGAAATACAAACATAAAATTCTGGAGTCGGAAAGTCCCG AGACAGAGATAGGCGCTACATCTCCTAGCTCTGTAGGAAAGAGGAAACATCAGAATGAGAAGGAGGACCCTGAAACCGTACGCAAGCGCCAAAGGTCTAGCCCGGGGTTAGAGGAGACCAGCTTGACTGGGTATAGTCCCTCTTTAGAAGACCAAGTCAGGGGGTCTCTTATCCCCTCTTCCAGGGGTCAGCCTAGAAGAAGCAGGCTGAGCCGAACACAAAGACTCAGGCGGCAACAGCAGGAAAGTCAAGGTCTGGGGATAGGTCATGAACTGACCCCTAACCCACCAAACCAAGCAGAATCTCCTCAGAAGGTTTATCCTGCCCAACCACAGCAATGCCTTAGGAGAG TTCACAACATTGAGGATTTGCTGTGGACAGAGAAGTACCGCCCTCAGCACTCCAGTGAGGTAATAGGCAACTCCGCCTCTGTAAAGAAGCTACACAG TTGGTTAAAGAATTGGAAACGGAGAGCTGActgtgaagagaggagaaaagagcgAGACAGGAAACTAGAGGAAAACGCCAACAGCAATG ACTCGTGGGACTGTGGTGACTTCCAGGGAGAGGCTAGAGTGGGGGAGGAAGATCTGTGTAGCACCATGCTGATCACAGGACCTCCAGGGGTGGGCAAGACTGCATCAGTATACGCCTGCGCTCAGGAGCTAGGCTTCAAG GTGTTCGAAGTGAACGCCTCCTCCCAGCGCAGTGGTCGCCACATCCTGACTCAACTGAAGGAGGCCACCCAATCTCACCTGGTGGAGATCCAGGGAAGCACCACCTTCAAACCATCTCATCTCAGTAGCTACAACAACACTTCAACCAAATCTGACACAGTAGCTG TTTTTGTCTCTCTCAAGACCGTGAAGAAGGCAGATATTATTAACCCTCCGTTAGTCAGTCAACTGTCACCAGACATTGAAGAGCCACCAACAGGTAGCCGGAGTAAAAGGATGTCCACATCACTCATTCTATTTGAAGAG GTTGACGTCGTATTCGATGATGATGTGGGATTCCTCACAGCAATCAAGACCTTCATGACGACAACCAAGAGACCTGTGATACTGACcactagtg ATCCCTCCTTCAAAGCAAAGTTTGACGGCGACTTTGAAGCGATCCTTTTTAAAAACCCTTCAGTA GTGAATGTTTGCAGTTATCTGCAGCTGCTGTGTCTGGCTGAGAACGTCAGGATGGATGCTGGGGACATCACCTCTCTGGTGAGCCTAAACCAGATAGACATTAGACGTAGCCTACTGCAGCTGCAGCTCTGGGCCTGCAGTGGAGGAGGACAAGCATCTCAGAGGGCAACCCCACTGAAGGACCCTGCAGGTGGTGTGCATGGAA CTCTGGATGTTGCTGCAGTGGAAGACATTGCAGTGGGTGAAAATACTTCTTCCCGCCATCCTCCCTATGACGTGGGCTGCACTCAGAGCATGCTGGGGCTCCTGAACTCTGGCCCCAGCCATGACCTGCAGACCACTCTAAAG TGCCAGTCCTGGGCTAAACCAGACATCATCAAGCTGATGGAGATCCTTACTGAGAGCTGGAGGAGAGGTGTCGCTTTGCTCTACTTAAACCTGGAGCTCCTCCTTCCCCTACCAGTCAGGACCCAGCCCAGTCCTCTCCTCACCCCAAAGAAAGTGACTTGCCCTCGGCTTCAGAGTGAGCCAACACCCCCTGACATCCACCACCCTCAGATCAGTCCAGTTAAGGTGTCCTTCGGCTCCAGGCTGAGGAGAAAGAAATGTGTGCCTACATCTGATTCCAGATCAGCTCACAGCATGTTAGTAAAGCCTTACAGAGCCTCACTGTCTGTGAGGAGGGCTCATCCAAGTGTATCAACTATTACTGAGACTATTAATGACAAACTTCAAACTGAGAAGGCGGCAGATGGCTTGGTGTACCACTGCTTAGATGCAATAACTGACTTTATGGACCTCATGTCCTTCATTGATACCTCCCTACCGAGTGAGTCTTCACATAAGGCTGGCCCATGCAGACCAGGGTCTTTTCTCTGGACAGGGGCGGAGGTTAAGGATGGACTGCTAgatgagatgagagaggaggatgggggctGTAGGTGGTGGTGTGAGAGGACATTGGAGATCCAGGCTGCAGTAGAGGGCCTGGGCTTCCACAGGTGCCTGGCCAGGGTGTCTGAGGGGTGGGCTGGATCCCAGAGGCTGGAGGGGGAGCAGAGGGGGAGGGTGATGGAGAAACTCACCCTCCCTCTCGCCCCACCCAGACAAAGTTTCAATGTCAGTCAGACCACTTCCTGTGATCCTAG TGTGGTCGAAAGGAGATATGACATCATCAGAACCGTCCTCTCAAGCAGAGCCTTCTGCACCTTGGGAAACAAGCAGGCTGTTGCCTTGGACTACCTACCTGTCCTCCGCACCATGTGCCAATCAGAGAGAACTCAGCAGGGCCAAGGCAG CAGTATTCACCTGGGCCTCCCTAAGGCTACTGTGAGACTCCTTGCAGATGATTTCCCATGA